The following proteins are encoded in a genomic region of Polynucleobacter paludilacus:
- the rplP gene encoding 50S ribosomal protein L16 produces the protein MLQPKRRKYRKEQKGRNTGVATRGSSVAFGDFGLKAVGRGRLTARQIESARRAMTRHIKRGGRIWIRIFPDKPISQKPAEVRMGNGKGNPEYYVAEIQPGKILYEMDGVDETLAREAFKLAAAKLPLQTTFVIRHLG, from the coding sequence ATGCTGCAACCAAAGCGTCGCAAGTATCGTAAAGAACAAAAAGGTCGTAACACCGGCGTGGCAACACGCGGTAGCTCAGTTGCATTTGGTGACTTTGGCTTAAAGGCCGTTGGTCGTGGTCGTTTGACTGCTCGCCAAATTGAATCCGCACGTCGCGCTATGACCCGTCACATTAAACGTGGTGGTCGTATCTGGATTCGCATTTTCCCAGATAAGCCAATTTCACAAAAACCTGCCGAAGTTCGTATGGGTAACGGTAAGGGCAATCCAGAGTACTACGTTGCAGAAATTCAACCAGGCAAGATTCTCTATGAGATGGATGGTGTAGATGAAACCTTGGCGCGCGAAGCATTCAAGCTTGCTGCAGCTAAATTACCTTTACAAACCACATTCGTGATTCGTCACCTTGGTTGA
- the rplB gene encoding 50S ribosomal protein L2, giving the protein MPLMKTKPTSPGRRSMVKVVNPDLHKGKPFAALVEPQFQKAGRNNNGHITTRHKGGGHKHHYRMVDFKRNDKDGIPAKVERLEYDPNRSANIALIVFADGERRYILAAKGMTVGQQIQNGSEAPIKSGNNLPIRNIPVGSTIHCVEMLPGKGAQIARSAGGSAVLLAREGVYAQVRLRSGEVRRVLIECRATIGEVGNEEHSLRQIGKAGANRWRGIRPTVRGVAMNPVDHPHGGGEGKTGEGRVPVSPWGTPTKGYRTRRNKRTTSMIVQRRQKR; this is encoded by the coding sequence ATGCCTTTGATGAAAACAAAACCGACCTCACCAGGTCGTCGCTCAATGGTCAAGGTGGTCAACCCTGATCTGCATAAAGGTAAACCTTTTGCAGCATTGGTAGAGCCACAGTTCCAAAAAGCAGGCCGTAACAATAATGGCCACATTACTACCCGCCATAAGGGTGGTGGTCATAAGCACCACTACCGTATGGTTGATTTCAAGCGCAATGACAAGGATGGGATTCCAGCTAAAGTTGAGCGTTTGGAATACGATCCAAACCGCAGTGCAAACATTGCTCTGATCGTGTTTGCTGATGGTGAGCGTCGCTACATTCTGGCCGCTAAGGGAATGACTGTTGGTCAACAGATCCAAAATGGTTCTGAAGCGCCAATCAAGTCAGGAAACAATTTACCAATTCGTAATATTCCTGTTGGTAGCACCATTCACTGTGTAGAAATGTTGCCAGGTAAAGGCGCGCAGATTGCTCGCTCTGCTGGTGGTTCTGCAGTTCTATTGGCTCGCGAAGGTGTTTACGCTCAGGTGCGCTTGCGCTCCGGTGAAGTCCGTCGTGTGTTGATTGAGTGCCGTGCCACTATCGGCGAAGTTGGCAATGAAGAGCACAGCTTGCGTCAAATTGGTAAAGCGGGTGCAAATCGCTGGCGTGGTATTCGTCCAACCGTTCGCGGTGTGGCAATGAACCCAGTAGATCACCCACATGGTGGTGGTGAAGGTAAAACTGGCGAAGGCCGTGTACCTGTCTCTCCATGGGGCACACCAACCAAAGGTTATCGCACACGTCGCAATAAGCGCACAACTTCGATGATCGTTCAACGTCGTCAAAAACGTTAA
- the rplO gene encoding 50S ribosomal protein L15 translates to MELNTLKPAAGSKKNRRRVGRGIGSGLGKTAGRGHKGQKSRSGGFHKVGFEGGQMPMYRRLPKRGFVSLTRRHVGQITLNDLASINLPEVDLLVLKQHGFAGEQINAVKVIKTGELKIAVTLKGITATAGAKAAIEAAGGKLVEQA, encoded by the coding sequence ATGGAACTCAATACACTCAAACCCGCAGCTGGCTCCAAGAAAAATCGTCGTCGCGTAGGTCGCGGCATCGGCTCTGGTCTTGGTAAGACTGCTGGCCGTGGTCATAAAGGTCAAAAATCGCGTTCAGGCGGTTTCCACAAAGTTGGCTTCGAAGGCGGTCAAATGCCAATGTATCGTCGTTTGCCAAAGCGTGGATTTGTATCCCTGACACGTCGTCATGTTGGTCAAATTACTTTGAACGACTTAGCAAGTATCAATTTGCCTGAGGTAGACCTCTTGGTTCTCAAGCAACATGGTTTTGCTGGTGAGCAGATCAACGCAGTCAAAGTGATTAAGACTGGTGAATTAAAGATTGCCGTGACTCTGAAAGGTATTACAGCAACCGCTGGTGCTAAAGCAGCTATCGAAGCAGCTGGTGGCAAGTTGGTAGAGCAGGCTTAA
- the rplV gene encoding 50S ribosomal protein L22: protein MMEVKAIHRGARISAQKTRLVADQIRGLPIARAMNILNFSPKKAAFIVKKVVESALANAEHNKGADIDELKVSAVIVDKGTSLKRFTARAKGRGNQIEKQTCHISVTLSK, encoded by the coding sequence ATGATGGAAGTTAAAGCAATTCACCGCGGTGCCCGCATTTCTGCGCAAAAGACACGATTGGTCGCCGACCAGATTCGTGGTTTGCCAATTGCGCGCGCTATGAACATTTTGAATTTCAGCCCCAAAAAAGCTGCTTTCATTGTGAAAAAAGTAGTTGAGTCTGCACTCGCTAACGCTGAGCACAACAAAGGCGCTGATATTGATGAACTCAAAGTGTCAGCAGTCATTGTTGACAAGGGAACATCCTTGAAGCGTTTTACTGCTCGCGCTAAGGGCCGTGGCAATCAAATTGAAAAACAAACATGTCACATTAGCGTGACCCTGAGTAAGTAA
- the rpsQ gene encoding 30S ribosomal protein S17 produces the protein MTELSKPLRRTLVGRVVSDKMQKTVTVLVERQVKHPIIGKYVGQSKKYHAHDEAGTYKMGDTVEISESKPISRTKSWVVTRLVESSKGI, from the coding sequence ATGACAGAATTATCTAAACCCTTGCGCCGCACCCTTGTGGGCCGTGTCGTTAGCGACAAAATGCAAAAAACCGTGACCGTTCTTGTTGAGCGCCAGGTCAAGCATCCCATCATTGGTAAATATGTTGGCCAATCCAAGAAATACCATGCTCATGACGAGGCTGGCACATACAAAATGGGTGATACCGTTGAAATTAGCGAATCTAAGCCAATTTCACGTACCAAATCTTGGGTAGTAACCCGTTTGGTAGAGTCCTCAAAGGGTATTTAA
- the rpsC gene encoding 30S ribosomal protein S3: MGQKINPTGFRLSVTKNWTSRWYANNTDFAKMLKEDVDVRSYLKKKLKNASVSKVVIERPAKNARITIYSSRPGVVIGKKGEDIEVLRRELQKRMGVPVHVNIEEIRKPEVDAQLIADSITQQLEKRIMFRRAMKRAMQSAMRLGAQGIKIMSSGRLNGAEIARREWYREGRVPLHTLKADIDYATSEAETTYGIIGVKVWVYKGDTLGRGADVQVAAPTAEPAAEEKKTRRAPSKTAARKPAGEDKPLVAAKPAVKRVRKAVEPAADAQKSGE; encoded by the coding sequence ATGGGCCAAAAGATAAACCCCACCGGATTCCGCCTCTCGGTAACGAAGAATTGGACATCACGTTGGTACGCAAACAATACTGATTTTGCAAAGATGCTGAAAGAGGACGTAGATGTCCGTAGCTATTTGAAGAAGAAGTTGAAAAATGCATCAGTAAGCAAAGTAGTGATTGAGCGCCCTGCAAAGAACGCACGCATCACAATCTATAGCTCACGTCCTGGTGTTGTGATTGGTAAGAAAGGTGAAGATATTGAAGTTCTTCGCCGTGAGTTACAAAAGCGTATGGGCGTTCCAGTCCACGTTAATATCGAAGAAATTCGTAAGCCTGAAGTAGATGCGCAGTTAATTGCCGATTCCATTACTCAGCAACTTGAGAAACGCATCATGTTCCGTCGCGCAATGAAGCGTGCCATGCAAAGTGCAATGCGCTTGGGTGCTCAAGGTATCAAGATCATGTCCTCCGGACGTCTGAATGGTGCTGAGATTGCTCGCCGCGAATGGTACCGTGAAGGTCGCGTTCCACTTCATACATTGAAGGCTGATATTGATTACGCAACTTCAGAAGCAGAAACCACATACGGCATCATCGGTGTAAAAGTGTGGGTTTACAAAGGCGATACATTAGGTCGTGGTGCAGACGTTCAAGTTGCCGCACCTACAGCCGAGCCTGCAGCTGAAGAAAAGAAAACCCGTCGTGCACCAAGCAAAACTGCAGCTCGTAAGCCTGCTGGTGAAGACAAGCCATTAGTTGCTGCTAAGCCAGCGGTCAAGCGCGTTCGTAAAGCGGTTGAACCTGCTGCTGATGCACAGAAGTCAGGAGAGTAA
- the rpsN gene encoding 30S ribosomal protein S14, with protein MAKLSLIERENKRAKTVEKYAAKRAELKAIIADQSRSDEERYEARLKLQALPRNASPIRQRNRCSLTGRPRGTFRKFGLARSKIREIAFRGEIPGLTKASW; from the coding sequence GTGGCAAAACTATCCCTAATTGAGCGCGAAAACAAGCGCGCCAAAACTGTAGAGAAGTACGCTGCAAAGCGTGCTGAGCTCAAAGCAATCATTGCTGATCAGTCAAGAAGTGATGAAGAGCGCTATGAAGCTCGCTTGAAGTTGCAAGCTCTTCCACGCAATGCTAGCCCGATTCGTCAAAGAAATCGTTGTTCATTAACCGGTCGTCCACGTGGCACATTCCGTAAGTTTGGTTTGGCCCGTAGCAAGATTCGTGAAATCGCCTTCCGTGGCGAGATCCCTGGTTTAACCAAGGCCAGCTGGTAA
- the rplC gene encoding 50S ribosomal protein L3, producing MSLGLIGRKVGMTRLFTDEGDSIPVTVIDVSDNRIAQIKTQATDGYDAIQLAHGTRRATRVTKAMAGHFAKAGVMAGNGLNEFQLDAAKIAEMTPGQVIPAEAAFSAGQKVDVQGVSIGKGYAGTIKRYHFASGRASHGNSRSHNVPGSIGMAQDPGRVFPGKRMTGHLGDVTRTVQNLVIARIDAERNLIMVKGAIPGAPGGKVIVTPAVKTPLKKK from the coding sequence ATGAGCTTAGGCTTAATCGGCCGCAAGGTCGGCATGACCCGTCTATTTACGGACGAAGGGGATTCCATCCCTGTAACCGTAATCGACGTGAGCGATAACAGAATCGCTCAAATCAAAACCCAGGCAACTGATGGCTATGATGCTATCCAGTTGGCTCATGGCACACGTAGAGCTACTCGCGTTACTAAAGCAATGGCAGGACATTTTGCAAAAGCAGGTGTCATGGCTGGTAACGGGCTCAACGAATTTCAATTGGATGCGGCAAAAATTGCAGAAATGACCCCAGGACAAGTTATTCCTGCGGAAGCTGCATTTTCTGCTGGACAAAAAGTTGACGTGCAGGGCGTATCGATCGGTAAAGGTTACGCTGGTACGATCAAGCGCTATCACTTTGCTTCTGGTCGTGCTTCCCACGGTAACTCACGTTCACATAACGTTCCAGGATCCATTGGTATGGCGCAAGATCCAGGTCGTGTATTCCCAGGTAAGCGCATGACTGGTCATCTCGGTGATGTCACCCGTACCGTACAAAATTTAGTTATCGCACGCATTGATGCAGAACGTAATCTCATCATGGTTAAAGGCGCTATTCCAGGCGCTCCAGGCGGTAAGGTCATTGTTACTCCAGCGGTGAAAACACCGTTGAAGAAGAAATAA
- the rpsE gene encoding 30S ribosomal protein S5, protein MAKMQTKMQNEERDDGLREKMIAVNRVTKVVKGGRILGFAALTVVGDGDGRIGMGKGKSKEVPVAVQKAMDEARRKMIKVPLRKGTLQHSVIGQHGASRVLISPAKDGTGVIAGGPMRAIFDVMGVTNVVAKSLGSTNPYNMVRATIDGLSKMSTPAEIAAKRGKSVEDILS, encoded by the coding sequence ATGGCAAAAATGCAAACCAAAATGCAAAACGAAGAGCGTGATGATGGTCTTCGCGAGAAGATGATCGCTGTTAATCGCGTAACTAAAGTGGTTAAAGGTGGTCGTATTCTTGGCTTCGCCGCACTCACTGTAGTTGGCGATGGCGATGGCCGCATCGGCATGGGTAAAGGAAAGTCAAAAGAAGTTCCAGTGGCTGTTCAAAAAGCGATGGATGAAGCACGTCGCAAAATGATCAAGGTTCCATTGCGTAAGGGAACCTTACAGCACTCAGTGATTGGTCAGCATGGTGCTTCACGTGTTTTGATTTCTCCTGCAAAAGACGGTACTGGCGTTATTGCTGGTGGTCCAATGCGCGCGATTTTTGATGTAATGGGCGTAACTAACGTGGTTGCTAAGTCACTCGGCTCAACCAACCCTTACAACATGGTTCGTGCAACGATTGACGGTTTAAGCAAGATGAGCACTCCTGCTGAAATCGCTGCTAAGCGCGGCAAGTCAGTAGAAGACATTCTGAGCTAA
- the rplE gene encoding 50S ribosomal protein L5, with protein MSTRFQEHYQKQVVADLMTKFGYKSIMEVPRITKVTLNMGLGEAVNDKKVIENAVGDLTKVAGQKPVVTKAKKAIAGFKIRQGYPIGAMVTLRGQRMYEFLDRFVTVALPRVRDFRGISGKAFDGRGNYNIGVKEQIIFPEIEYDKIDALRGLNISITTTAKSDEEAKALLAAFKFPFRN; from the coding sequence ATGAGCACACGTTTTCAAGAGCATTATCAAAAGCAAGTTGTTGCTGATTTGATGACCAAGTTTGGTTACAAGTCGATCATGGAAGTTCCACGCATCACCAAGGTAACCCTCAATATGGGCTTGGGTGAAGCTGTGAACGACAAAAAAGTTATCGAGAATGCAGTTGGTGATTTAACTAAAGTTGCAGGCCAAAAGCCAGTGGTAACTAAGGCTAAAAAAGCGATTGCTGGTTTCAAAATTCGTCAAGGCTACCCAATTGGTGCGATGGTGACATTGCGCGGTCAGCGTATGTACGAGTTTTTAGATCGCTTCGTTACTGTTGCATTGCCACGAGTTCGTGACTTCCGCGGAATCTCAGGCAAGGCGTTTGATGGTCGTGGTAACTACAACATCGGCGTTAAAGAGCAAATTATTTTCCCTGAAATTGAGTACGACAAAATTGACGCACTCCGTGGTCTCAATATCAGTATTACGACAACCGCTAAATCAGACGAAGAAGCAAAAGCTTTGTTGGCGGCGTTCAAATTCCCTTTCCGCAATTAA
- the rplF gene encoding 50S ribosomal protein L6, whose product MSRVGKSPITVPKGAEISINGANITVKGPLGTLTHNLHPSVGLKQEDGVLTVVLNNDTPEAGAQSGTARALVNNMVVGVTSGFERKLSLVGVGYRAAAQGETLKLQLGFSHDIIYNLPKGVKAETPSQTEIIIKGASKQQVGQVAAEVRAYRSPEPYKGKGVRYVDEVVHLKETKKK is encoded by the coding sequence ATGTCCCGCGTAGGTAAATCACCAATTACAGTTCCTAAGGGCGCTGAAATCAGCATCAATGGCGCAAACATTACTGTTAAAGGCCCATTAGGCACTTTGACACATAACTTGCATCCTTCAGTTGGTTTGAAACAAGAAGACGGCGTATTGACAGTGGTTTTAAATAACGACACACCAGAAGCTGGTGCACAGTCAGGTACAGCCCGTGCTTTGGTTAACAATATGGTTGTTGGCGTTACTTCTGGCTTTGAGCGCAAGCTCAGCTTAGTAGGCGTTGGTTACCGTGCTGCTGCTCAAGGTGAAACATTGAAGTTGCAGTTGGGTTTCTCACACGACATTATTTACAACCTGCCAAAAGGTGTAAAGGCCGAGACCCCATCCCAAACCGAAATCATTATTAAAGGTGCCAGCAAGCAACAAGTTGGCCAGGTCGCAGCTGAAGTTCGCGCATATCGTTCGCCAGAGCCTTACAAAGGTAAGGGTGTTCGTTACGTTGATGAAGTTGTGCATCTCAAAGAAACCAAGAAGAAGTAA
- the rpsH gene encoding 30S ribosomal protein S8: MSISDPIADMLTRIRNAQAVQKPVVLMPSSKVKVAIAKVLQDEGYIDSFEIKGEAAKPVLHIDLKYYAGRPVIERIDRVSTPSLRIYKGRHDIPEVMNGLGIAIISTPQGVMTDRKARATGVGGEVICYVA; encoded by the coding sequence ATGAGTATTAGCGATCCAATCGCCGACATGTTGACCCGGATCCGCAATGCGCAAGCAGTGCAGAAGCCCGTTGTCTTGATGCCGTCGTCAAAAGTTAAAGTAGCCATTGCAAAGGTTTTGCAGGATGAAGGCTATATCGATAGTTTTGAAATCAAAGGTGAGGCAGCTAAGCCAGTACTTCACATTGACCTCAAATACTACGCAGGCCGTCCTGTTATTGAGCGCATTGACCGTGTTTCTACACCAAGTCTTCGCATCTACAAGGGCCGTCACGACATTCCTGAAGTAATGAATGGTTTGGGCATTGCAATTATTTCAACCCCTCAAGGCGTAATGACTGACCGCAAAGCACGTGCAACTGGCGTGGGCGGCGAAGTTATTTGCTACGTAGCTTAA
- the rplR gene encoding 50S ribosomal protein L18 yields the protein MNKDESRQRRARQTRIRIAEALANRLTVIRSNTHISAQVYSPCGTKVLAAASTMEKELRQEIKNGGNAAAAQQIGKLIAERAVKAGVVDVAFDRSGHRYHGRIKALAEAAREAGLKF from the coding sequence ATGAATAAAGACGAATCCAGACAAAGACGTGCTCGGCAGACTCGTATTCGCATTGCCGAAGCATTGGCCAATCGCTTAACAGTTATTCGTAGCAATACGCATATTTCTGCACAGGTATACAGCCCATGTGGAACTAAAGTACTTGCTGCTGCTTCAACGATGGAAAAAGAGCTGCGCCAAGAAATTAAGAATGGTGGCAACGCAGCCGCTGCTCAGCAAATCGGCAAATTAATTGCTGAACGTGCTGTTAAGGCGGGTGTTGTAGATGTTGCATTTGATCGTTCTGGTCACCGTTATCACGGCCGTATTAAGGCCTTAGCTGAAGCTGCGCGTGAAGCCGGCCTGAAGTTCTAA
- the rpsS gene encoding 30S ribosomal protein S19 yields the protein MTRSAKKGPFCDASLVKKVEVAQANKDKKPIKTWSRRSTILPDFIGLTIAVHNGRQHVPVYVSENMVGHKLGEFALTRTFKGHAADKKVVKK from the coding sequence ATGACACGTTCAGCTAAAAAAGGCCCATTCTGCGACGCCAGCTTAGTAAAAAAAGTTGAAGTTGCACAGGCTAACAAAGACAAGAAGCCGATCAAGACTTGGTCGCGCCGTTCAACAATTCTGCCAGACTTTATTGGTCTGACAATTGCTGTGCATAACGGTCGCCAACACGTTCCGGTTTATGTATCAGAAAACATGGTGGGTCATAAGTTAGGCGAATTTGCCTTGACCCGTACTTTCAAAGGTCACGCTGCTGACAAGAAAGTTGTGAAGAAGTAA
- the rpmD gene encoding 50S ribosomal protein L30, translating into MTTSNSKVKLQLVRSLIGTRESHRATVRGLGLGRINSVSELEDTPAVRGMINKVSYLVKVLGN; encoded by the coding sequence ATGACAACATCAAACTCTAAAGTCAAACTGCAATTAGTACGCAGCTTGATCGGTACACGCGAAAGCCATCGTGCAACCGTTCGTGGTTTAGGCCTCGGACGAATCAATTCAGTTTCTGAGTTGGAAGATACGCCTGCTGTTCGCGGAATGATTAATAAAGTTTCTTACCTGGTTAAAGTTCTCGGCAACTGA
- the rplN gene encoding 50S ribosomal protein L14, translating to MIQTESRLQVADNTGASEVLCIKVLGGSKRRYASIGDVIKVSVKSAAPRGRVKKGDIYNAVVVRTAKGVRRPDGSLIKFDENAAVLLNAKLEPIGTRIFGPVTRELRTEKFMKIVSLAPEVI from the coding sequence ATGATACAAACTGAAAGTAGATTGCAGGTTGCCGATAACACAGGCGCCAGTGAAGTTTTGTGCATCAAGGTATTGGGCGGCTCTAAGCGTCGTTACGCCAGTATCGGTGATGTCATCAAAGTCAGCGTGAAATCCGCTGCTCCACGTGGCCGTGTAAAAAAAGGTGACATTTATAACGCCGTAGTGGTGAGAACCGCTAAGGGTGTTCGTCGTCCAGATGGTTCATTGATTAAGTTTGATGAAAATGCTGCGGTATTGCTCAACGCTAAGTTAGAGCCGATTGGTACACGTATCTTTGGACCTGTTACGCGCGAACTGCGTACAGAGAAGTTCATGAAGATCGTTTCTCTCGCGCCCGAAGTTATTTAA
- the rpmC gene encoding 50S ribosomal protein L29: protein MKNKELATKDLNSLNAELTELLKTNFKLRMQKGTQQLTNTSQLGKTKRDIARVKTFITQKTAQK, encoded by the coding sequence ATGAAAAATAAAGAATTAGCTACTAAAGATCTGAATTCCTTGAATGCAGAATTGACTGAGCTTTTGAAGACCAACTTCAAGCTCCGTATGCAAAAAGGCACTCAGCAACTCACCAATACCAGTCAATTGGGTAAAACTAAACGCGATATCGCTCGCGTAAAGACTTTTATTACCCAAAAAACTGCTCAGAAATAA
- the rplX gene encoding 50S ribosomal protein L24, protein MKKIRKGDSVVVLTGRDKGKQGTVTDVLENKLVVEGVNIYKKAVKPNPAAGVTGGMIDKTMPIHISNVALVDGNGKASRVGIKLVDGKKQRFLKTTGVSLSA, encoded by the coding sequence ATGAAAAAGATTCGTAAAGGTGATTCCGTAGTTGTTTTGACTGGCCGCGATAAAGGCAAGCAAGGAACAGTTACCGATGTACTCGAGAACAAATTGGTTGTCGAGGGCGTCAATATTTATAAAAAAGCGGTTAAGCCTAATCCTGCTGCGGGTGTTACCGGCGGAATGATTGATAAGACTATGCCCATTCATATTTCGAATGTGGCATTGGTAGACGGTAATGGCAAAGCATCACGCGTTGGCATCAAATTAGTTGATGGCAAGAAACAGCGTTTCCTGAAAACTACTGGCGTAAGCTTGAGCGCATAA
- the rplW gene encoding 50S ribosomal protein L23 produces MSQVRKNDHNLMKVLLGPVISEKATMVAEKNEQVVFQVARDANKSDVKQAVELLFKVQVDSVQIVNQKGKPKRYGRFEGRRDHTKKAYVNLKPGQEINFEAEAN; encoded by the coding sequence ATGAGCCAAGTCCGTAAAAACGATCACAATTTAATGAAGGTGCTGCTTGGCCCCGTTATCTCTGAAAAAGCCACTATGGTTGCAGAGAAAAACGAGCAAGTAGTTTTCCAAGTAGCTCGCGACGCAAATAAGAGCGATGTGAAGCAAGCAGTTGAATTGCTCTTCAAAGTGCAAGTTGACTCTGTTCAAATCGTGAATCAAAAAGGCAAGCCAAAGCGCTATGGCCGTTTTGAAGGTCGTCGCGACCATACTAAGAAGGCCTATGTGAATTTAAAACCAGGTCAAGAAATTAACTTTGAAGCGGAGGCGAACTAA
- the rplD gene encoding 50S ribosomal protein L4 gives MELKLLQDNGTLGAGIQASPEVFEREYNEALVHQVVVAYQANARSGNRAQKDREQVKHTTKKPWRQKGTGRARAGMSSSPLWRGGGRIFPNSPEENFSQKVNKKMYRAGMRSILSQLAREGRLNVVDQFSLDAPKTKELADKVKAMGLDSVLIIVDQVSENLYLASRNLHKVAIVEPQHADPLALVQYKKVLVSKAAIAKIEELLK, from the coding sequence ATGGAACTCAAGCTACTCCAAGATAACGGAACTTTAGGTGCAGGCATCCAAGCTTCACCAGAGGTATTCGAGCGCGAATATAACGAAGCATTGGTACACCAAGTTGTTGTGGCTTACCAAGCAAATGCTCGTAGTGGTAACCGCGCACAAAAAGACCGTGAGCAAGTTAAGCACACTACCAAAAAACCTTGGCGTCAAAAAGGCACTGGTCGTGCGCGTGCTGGTATGAGCTCTTCCCCGCTGTGGCGTGGAGGTGGTCGTATATTCCCAAATTCTCCAGAAGAGAATTTCAGCCAAAAAGTAAACAAGAAAATGTATCGCGCTGGTATGAGATCGATTTTGTCTCAGTTAGCCCGCGAAGGTCGTTTGAACGTGGTTGATCAATTTAGCCTTGATGCACCTAAGACCAAAGAGTTGGCTGACAAAGTCAAAGCAATGGGTTTGGACTCTGTGTTAATCATCGTTGATCAAGTTAGCGAGAATTTGTACTTGGCATCACGCAACTTGCATAAGGTTGCGATTGTCGAGCCACAGCACGCTGATCCATTAGCTTTAGTTCAGTACAAAAAAGTATTGGTGAGTAAAGCTGCGATCGCAAAAATTGAGGAGTTGCTGAAATGA